One window of the Mycoplasmopsis anatis genome contains the following:
- the hprK gene encoding HPr(Ser) kinase/phosphatase, with amino-acid sequence MNSTNTNQKRIGKSINSKKIVDMYNLDVINFESNPNFLDVKAPAIKRVGLELAQFIDHPYIQNNIISWGTTESKWFLSIGKEKTCEALRSVFKHTPPLIILSKGVSPDVIPWIVDSANEFKIPVCVTNHSNSTITTTIGSQLNSFFAEETQIHGCLVQVGGIGVLIIGQSGLGKSEATLDLIQKGNIFISDDAVLIKNIGGVVYGRSPEITRNFLEVRGIGIIDVKYTYGIRSVASKCQIQLVIELVEKNEQNSLDRLGTQILTYTILNTKIKKIRIPVKDGSNTASLIEAAVSTYLARHDGYDVIKTIESRREN; translated from the coding sequence ATGAACAGCACAAATACTAACCAAAAAAGAATTGGGAAAAGCATAAACTCTAAAAAAATAGTTGATATGTACAATTTAGATGTGATTAATTTTGAGTCAAATCCAAATTTTTTAGATGTTAAAGCACCAGCGATTAAAAGAGTTGGTCTTGAACTAGCTCAATTTATCGATCATCCATATATCCAAAACAATATTATTTCATGGGGAACCACAGAAAGTAAATGATTTTTATCAATTGGCAAAGAAAAAACTTGTGAAGCACTAAGATCTGTCTTTAAACATACCCCTCCTCTAATAATACTTTCAAAAGGTGTAAGTCCTGATGTTATACCTTGAATAGTTGATTCAGCTAATGAATTTAAAATTCCTGTTTGTGTGACAAATCATTCAAATTCAACAATTACGACAACAATAGGTTCACAATTAAATAGTTTTTTTGCCGAAGAAACACAAATTCATGGATGTTTAGTTCAGGTAGGTGGTATAGGAGTTTTAATCATCGGTCAATCAGGTTTAGGAAAGTCTGAAGCCACACTTGATTTGATTCAAAAAGGTAATATATTTATTTCTGATGATGCTGTTCTAATTAAAAATATTGGTGGAGTAGTTTATGGAAGAAGTCCAGAGATTACTAGAAATTTCCTAGAAGTTCGTGGAATCGGAATTATAGACGTGAAATATACATATGGAATTCGTTCAGTTGCTTCGAAGTGCCAAATTCAACTTGTTATTGAATTGGTTGAAAAAAACGAACAAAATTCTCTTGATAGACTCGGAACTCAAATTCTTACATATACAATATTAAATACTAAAATTAAAAAAATTAGAATCCCGGTTAAAGATGGAAGTAATACAGCCTCACTTATTGAAGCTGCTGTAAGTACTTATTTAGCAAGACATGATGGTTATGATGT
- the uvrA gene encoding excinuclease ABC subunit UvrA, with translation MKNQEIIIKGARENNLKNISLTIPKNKLVVFTGLSGSGKSSLAFNTIYEEGRRRYVDSLSSYARMFLGGTSKPDVDSIEGLSPSISIEQKTTHNNPRSTVGTVTELYDYFRLLFARIGKPFCPKHKILISSQTSKSIINKVIEENLGEKLIIYAPLVDNEKGTHKNLLERYKSEGYIRVRINGITYKFEDKIDLDKNSRHTIDLIVDRVKVDENNKLRITQAIEIAFKISNGLLKVENIDKNIEKLYSKNHSCIYKDFDMPKIETKLFSFNSPSGMCHHCKGIGVDIKADFDALVSEPWRTIEQGAIKIFQNTVNTTNLEWQEFEVLLKHYNIPTNKPIEEFTKEQLDIIKYGSDDEIEYTLVSTSGNVLRRRKQIEGILTKVENQYYDTSSERIRDWLKKYMGTFSCSVCKGSRLNDKALAVLINDKNIYELTQMSISDCLIFIEKLNLNENEQAISNLILSEINSRLSFLKNVGLDYLTLDRNAETLSGGEAQRIRLATQIGSKLSGVLYVLDEPSIGLHQKDNQKLIKALKEMVDLGNSLIVVEHDEETIFSADYIVDIGPEAGVHGGRVVAQGSVSEISKVKESITGQYLSGEKFIPIPKTRRSGNGKVVTIKGAKENNLKDIDVNIPLGKFVCVTGVSGSGKSTLINDILVNGVQSAISKANTEYIKKAKFKSINGLFNIDKLISVSQSPIGRTPRSNPATYVGVFDLIRDIFSNVEESRARGYTKSQFSFNVPGGRCEKCSGEGYIKIEMHFLPDVYTPCDDCEGTRFKQETLEIRYHGLNIAEILNLTVEEALQVFDNKAKIKEILQIMYDVGLGYIKLGQSSTTLSGGEAQRIKLALYLQKKPTGKTIYVLDEPTTGLHTHDVYKLLKILNRIVDNGDSVVVIEHNLDIIKSADHIIDLGPDGGINGGQVVASGTPEQVAQNPNSYTGMFLKQMLLKEK, from the coding sequence ATGAAAAATCAAGAAATTATTATCAAAGGTGCAAGAGAAAACAACCTAAAAAATATAAGTTTAACAATTCCCAAAAACAAACTAGTTGTCTTTACTGGATTAAGTGGTTCAGGGAAAAGCTCATTAGCATTTAATACTATTTACGAAGAGGGCAGAAGAAGATATGTTGACTCTCTTAGTTCATATGCTAGAATGTTTTTGGGTGGAACTAGTAAACCTGATGTAGATAGTATCGAAGGTCTTTCGCCTTCGATTTCAATAGAACAAAAAACAACTCACAATAATCCACGTTCAACAGTTGGAACTGTGACTGAGCTCTATGATTACTTTAGATTATTATTCGCAAGAATTGGTAAGCCTTTTTGTCCAAAACATAAAATTTTAATTTCTTCTCAAACATCTAAAAGTATAATAAACAAGGTTATTGAAGAAAATTTAGGTGAAAAATTAATTATTTATGCACCATTAGTTGACAATGAAAAAGGAACTCATAAAAATTTACTTGAAAGATATAAAAGTGAAGGATATATAAGAGTAAGAATTAATGGAATTACCTATAAATTCGAAGACAAAATTGATTTAGATAAGAATTCACGTCACACAATAGATTTAATAGTTGATAGAGTTAAAGTTGATGAAAATAATAAATTAAGAATAACTCAGGCTATTGAAATAGCATTTAAGATTTCAAATGGTCTTTTAAAAGTTGAAAATATTGATAAAAATATTGAGAAGTTATATTCTAAAAATCACTCGTGTATCTATAAAGACTTTGATATGCCAAAGATTGAAACAAAATTATTTTCATTTAACTCTCCATCAGGAATGTGTCATCATTGTAAAGGTATAGGGGTTGATATTAAAGCAGATTTTGACGCTTTAGTATCAGAACCTTGAAGAACAATAGAACAAGGTGCAATCAAAATATTTCAAAACACCGTAAATACTACAAATTTAGAATGACAGGAGTTTGAAGTGTTATTAAAACACTATAATATTCCTACTAATAAACCTATTGAAGAGTTTACTAAGGAACAACTTGATATTATAAAATACGGTTCTGATGATGAAATTGAATATACTCTAGTTTCTACAAGTGGTAATGTTTTAAGAAGAAGAAAACAAATTGAAGGAATTTTAACTAAAGTTGAAAATCAATACTATGATACTTCAAGTGAAAGAATTAGGGACTGACTTAAGAAATATATGGGAACTTTTAGTTGTTCAGTATGTAAGGGTTCAAGACTTAATGATAAAGCACTTGCAGTATTGATTAATGATAAGAATATTTATGAACTAACACAGATGTCAATTTCTGATTGTTTAATATTTATTGAAAAATTGAATTTAAATGAAAATGAACAAGCTATATCAAACTTAATTTTAAGTGAAATAAATTCAAGACTTAGTTTTCTAAAAAATGTAGGTTTGGATTATTTAACTCTTGATAGAAATGCAGAAACTTTAAGTGGTGGTGAGGCTCAAAGAATTAGACTAGCTACTCAAATTGGTTCAAAACTTTCAGGAGTGCTTTATGTACTTGATGAACCGTCAATTGGTCTTCATCAAAAAGATAACCAAAAATTAATCAAAGCTCTTAAAGAAATGGTTGACTTAGGGAATTCATTAATTGTTGTAGAGCATGATGAAGAAACTATTTTTTCAGCTGATTATATCGTGGACATTGGACCAGAAGCTGGAGTACATGGTGGAAGAGTTGTTGCTCAAGGTAGTGTTAGTGAAATTTCTAAAGTAAAAGAATCAATTACTGGTCAATATCTCTCAGGTGAAAAATTTATACCAATTCCAAAAACTAGAAGAAGCGGAAATGGTAAAGTTGTAACAATTAAAGGAGCAAAAGAAAATAATCTCAAAGATATAGATGTAAATATCCCGCTCGGTAAATTTGTGTGTGTTACTGGTGTTTCTGGTTCAGGTAAATCTACATTAATTAATGACATTCTAGTCAACGGTGTACAAAGTGCAATTAGTAAAGCAAATACCGAATATATTAAGAAAGCTAAATTTAAATCAATAAATGGTTTATTTAATATTGATAAATTAATTTCAGTTTCACAGTCGCCAATTGGTAGAACTCCAAGATCAAATCCAGCAACATATGTAGGAGTATTTGACTTAATTAGAGACATTTTTAGTAATGTTGAAGAATCAAGAGCTAGAGGTTATACTAAGTCTCAATTTAGTTTTAACGTTCCTGGTGGACGCTGTGAAAAATGTTCTGGTGAAGGCTACATTAAAATTGAAATGCATTTCTTACCTGATGTTTATACCCCTTGTGATGATTGCGAAGGTACTAGATTTAAACAAGAAACCCTTGAAATTAGATATCATGGATTAAATATCGCAGAAATTTTAAATTTGACCGTTGAAGAAGCACTTCAGGTTTTTGACAATAAGGCAAAGATTAAAGAGATTTTACAAATTATGTATGATGTAGGGCTTGGATATATTAAATTAGGACAAAGCTCAACCACATTAAGTGGTGGCGAAGCACAAAGAATTAAACTAGCTCTATATTTACAAAAGAAACCTACCGGTAAAACTATTTATGTTTTAGATGAGCCTACCACTGGTTTACATACCCATGATGTTTATAAATTACTTAAGATATTAAATAGAATTGTTGATAATGGAGACTCAGTTGTGGTAATTGAACACAATCTTGATATTATTAAGTCTGCTGATCATATCATTGATTTAGGTCCTGATGGTGGAATCAACGGTGGTCAAGTAGTAGCTTCAGGAACTCCTGAACAAGTTGCTCAAAATCCTAATAGCTATACAGGTATGTTCCTTAAACAAATGTTATTAAAAGAAAAATAA
- the uvrB gene encoding excinuclease ABC subunit UvrB — MSIFKLNSSYSPSGDQPKAIEEITDGIRSGMEHQILLGVTGSGKTFTIANVIKNFDRPVLVLSHNKTLASQLYSELKGFFPENAVEYFVSYFDYYRPEAYIPKSDTYIEKTSSTNQDIEILRMSTVNSLLSRRDVIVVASVSSIYGALSPEEYQKSFFDIFVGMEIEFNEFAKKLIRIKYSRNETDHVPGSFMVRGESFLITPSDNEEFLIRVDFFGDEIDEILHIDPLTKDVIKRYKTHTIYPGEAYTVQNEVFEKAIPKILQELDKQVLKFKNEGKLLEMQRIQERVKNDIDDLKEYGFCTGIENYSMYLNNRDFGQRPYTLFDYLATDTLIFIDESHMMIPQLEAMYKGDRSRKETLVEYGFRLPSALENRPLKFQEFENDFDFQKVYISATPGDYEMDKTEGVITRLYVRPTGLLDPIIEVKKTEGLIEDIHDEIKKQIDKNEKTIILTTTKRMAEELSSYLTLKNIKAAYIHSEYDTFVRNEILRKLRKGIFDVVVGINLLREGIDLPEVSLVLVLDADKESFMRNERSLIQIAGRAARNASGRVIFYADKISRSMKKAIEDNEEKRKIQIEYNKKHNITPKTIVKPISEPIMNEKLANAVDLLINKQEVSKKLSKSDKSAKEQTIKRLRDEMNKAAKEMDYERAIELRDIILELEKQ; from the coding sequence AATTCATCTTACTCACCTAGCGGAGACCAACCTAAAGCAATCGAAGAAATAACTGATGGAATAAGAAGTGGAATGGAGCATCAAATTTTGCTTGGTGTTACCGGTTCTGGTAAAACCTTTACTATTGCCAATGTCATTAAAAATTTTGATCGTCCTGTACTAGTTTTATCTCATAACAAAACTCTTGCTAGTCAACTATATAGCGAATTAAAAGGATTTTTTCCTGAAAATGCTGTTGAATATTTTGTAAGTTACTTTGATTACTATCGACCTGAAGCGTATATTCCTAAATCAGATACTTACATCGAAAAAACTTCATCAACAAATCAAGATATTGAAATATTAAGAATGAGCACAGTTAATTCACTTCTAAGTCGTAGAGATGTTATTGTTGTTGCCTCAGTTTCAAGTATTTATGGTGCATTAAGCCCAGAAGAGTATCAAAAAAGCTTCTTTGATATTTTTGTTGGAATGGAAATTGAATTTAATGAATTTGCAAAAAAACTAATTAGAATCAAATATTCTCGAAATGAAACTGATCATGTACCAGGTTCATTTATGGTTAGGGGTGAATCATTTTTAATTACTCCAAGTGATAATGAAGAATTTTTAATCAGGGTTGATTTTTTTGGTGATGAAATTGATGAGATCCTACATATTGACCCATTAACTAAGGATGTTATTAAGAGATATAAAACTCACACTATTTACCCTGGAGAGGCTTATACAGTTCAAAATGAAGTTTTTGAAAAAGCCATTCCCAAAATTCTTCAAGAGTTAGATAAACAAGTATTAAAGTTTAAGAATGAAGGCAAACTATTGGAGATGCAACGTATTCAGGAACGTGTTAAAAATGACATTGATGACTTAAAAGAATATGGTTTTTGCACTGGAATAGAAAATTATTCAATGTATCTTAATAATAGAGATTTTGGTCAAAGACCTTATACATTATTTGATTATTTAGCTACTGACACATTAATTTTTATAGATGAATCACACATGATGATACCACAACTTGAGGCAATGTATAAGGGTGATAGAAGTCGTAAAGAAACTTTAGTGGAATATGGCTTTAGATTACCAAGCGCTCTTGAGAATAGACCCCTTAAGTTTCAAGAATTTGAAAATGATTTTGATTTTCAAAAAGTTTATATTTCGGCTACACCTGGTGATTACGAAATGGACAAAACAGAAGGTGTTATAACTCGTTTATATGTTAGACCTACTGGATTATTAGATCCTATCATTGAAGTTAAAAAGACTGAAGGATTAATTGAAGACATTCACGACGAAATCAAAAAACAAATAGACAAAAATGAAAAAACAATTATTTTGACTACCACCAAAAGAATGGCTGAAGAGTTAAGCAGTTATTTAACACTAAAAAACATTAAAGCTGCTTATATTCACTCTGAATATGACACTTTTGTCAGAAATGAAATCTTAAGAAAGTTAAGAAAGGGAATATTTGACGTTGTTGTTGGGATTAATTTACTTAGAGAAGGAATAGATTTGCCTGAAGTTTCTTTAGTTTTAGTGCTTGACGCTGACAAAGAAAGTTTCATGCGGAATGAACGTAGTTTAATCCAAATTGCTGGTCGTGCAGCTAGAAATGCCTCTGGTAGAGTTATCTTTTACGCTGACAAAATTAGTCGCAGTATGAAAAAAGCAATTGAAGATAATGAAGAAAAACGAAAAATTCAAATTGAATACAACAAAAAGCACAATATAACTCCTAAGACAATTGTTAAACCAATTAGTGAACCAATAATGAATGAGAAATTAGCGAATGCAGTTGATTTACTAATAAATAAACAAGAAGTGAGTAAAAAGCTTTCTAAGAGTGATAAGAGTGCAAAAGAGCAAACCATTAAAAGACTTAGAGATGAAATGAATAAAGCAGCCAAAGAGATGGATTATGAAAGAGCTATTGAACTTAGAGATATTATTCTAGAATTAGAAAAGCAATAA